A single region of the Raphanus sativus cultivar WK10039 chromosome 1, ASM80110v3, whole genome shotgun sequence genome encodes:
- the LOC108838096 gene encoding inactive GDSL esterase/lipase-like protein 25, producing KPSNRKLRSATTTRHRFGFLSMANPKSHLFSLSFFSLLLLHFPAVSLGQTLFVFGDSLYDAGNKQFVSSNRVDSRFPPYGVTVGEATGRWSDGRIIPDYLATFMGIPEIPPILRGTADFTHGANFAIADATVLGSPPETLTLSQQVMKFSDNKNKWTAQTRSEAIYLFYIGSDDYLNYAKNNPNPSDDQKEAFVDRVITSVEAELKVIYGYGGRKFALQSLAPLGCLPAVKQASGNVQECVRLPSEMAALHNKKLMQLLVELSRQLSGFQYSFYDFFSSIQNRVIKSTTYTFETGMVACCGTGSSCSTNNVCANPEDYLFFDGKHLTQEGNLQAGHLIWGSDPEVIGPNNLRELLFIPLDTEVILADIQEARDSTRRPRQIKIESLHYQEVGISDGEPMALSS from the exons AAACCGTCCAATAGAAAACTCAGATCAGCAACGACAACAAGACATCGCTTTGGTTTTCTCTCAATGGCGAATCCCAAATCTcacctcttctctctctccttcttctcacttcttcttcttcatttcccCGCCGTTTCCTTGGGCCAGACGCTCTTCGTCTTTGGCGATAGTCTTTACGACGCCGGCAACAAACAGTTCGTCTCTTCGAATCGTGTCGACTCTAGATTTCCTCCGTATGGAGTTACTGTAGGAGAGGCTACGGGACGGTGGTCCGATGGTCGTATCATTCCCGACTATCTCg CTACTTTCATGGGTATTCCTGAAATCCCTCCGATTCTCCGAGGCACGGCGGATTTCACTCATGGAGCTAACTTTGCCATCGCGGACGCCACCGTTCTCGGCTCCCCTCCGGAGACG TTGACTCTGTCACAACAAGTGATGAAGTTCTCTGACAACAAGAACAAATGGACAGCTCAAACACGTTCCGAAGCTATCTACTTGTTCTACATTGGCTCTGATGATTACTTGAACTATGCAAAGAACAACCCGAATCCTTCTGATGATCAGAAAGAAGCTTTTGTGGATCGAGTCATCACTTCTGTAGAAGCAGAACTAAAG GTGATTTACGGGTATGGAGGCAGGAAGTTTGCGTTACAGAGCTTGGCACCGCTGGGTTGCTTACCGGCCGTCAAACAAGCAAGCGGTAATGTTCAGGAATGCGTGAGATTGCCTTCGGAGATGGCGGCTTTGCATAACAAGAAGCTGATGCAGCTCTTGGTTGAACTTTCTCGACAACTCAGTGGTTTCCAGTACTCTTTTTATGACTTCTTCAGCTCCATCCAGAACAGAGTTATCAAGTCTACGACTTACA caTTCGAGACGGGAATGGTTGCTTGTTGTGGAACTGGAAGCAGTTGCTCTACGAACAATGTATGCGCTAACCCTGAAGACTATCTCTTCTTCGACGGTAAGCATTTGACACAAGAAGGGAACCTTCAGGCTGGACATTTGATTTGGGGATCAGATCCGGAAGTGATTGGACCGAACAATCTCAGGGAGCTTCTTTTCATTCCTTTGGACACTGAAGTCATCTTAGCTGATATACAGGAAGCTAGAGATTCCACGAGGAGGCCGAGACAGATCA